CATGGGCCTCGATGAGGATCTCGAAGGCGTGCTGATCAATCAGGTGCTGGCCGGAACCCCGGCCGCAGAAGGCGGGCTGCAGAACGGCGACATCGTCACCACCATCAATGGCGCAGCCGTGTCGGGCGCACGCGTCCTGACCCAGCGCGTGGGCGCGTTTGCACCAGGCGCGCAGATCACGCTGGGCGTGCTGCGTGACGGCCGCGAGCGCACATTGCGCGTGCGTCTGGCCGAGCGTCCCGCCGATGCGGGCGGTCCCGTGACGCCGGCCCAGCCTGAACAGCCCGAAGACGCGCCGCGCTTCTTCGGCATGACGCTGGAAACGCCGTCCGAACAGGACCGCGCCCGGCTGGAGCTGGGTCAGCGCGGCCTTCTGGTCGCCGATCTGGATGCGGATTCCGAAGCGGCCCGCAAGGGCCTGCGCCCGGGCGATGCGATCCTGGAAGCGGGCGGGCGCGATGTGCGCACCGTCGCCGATTTCCGCGCCGCGGCTGAAGAGGCCCGCTCGCGGGGACGCGCCGCGCTTCTGGTGTTCGTCGCCATGCAGGGCGGTCAGCAGCGCTACGCCGCGCTGGATCTGGACGCGATGGACTAGGGCCGCCGCGCCGGCCCGTCAGGGCGCGCTGGCGCATTAACACGGGATGTGAGACCGCCATGCGGGTTCTGATTGTTGAAGATGACCGGGAGGTCGCGCGCAATATCGCGAAAATGTTGCGCGAGTGCGGGCACGTCGCTGACGCCGCCCATGATGGCGAGGACGGGCTGGCGCTGGCGCGCGAAGGCACGTTCGACGTGCTTATCGTCGACCGGATGATGCCCCGGCGCGACGGTCTCTCCATGATCTCGGCCCTGCGCGAAGAGGGCGACAAGACCCCGGTGCTGATCCTGTCGGCGCTGGGCGAGGTCGATGACCGGGTCGAGGGCCTGAAAGCCGGCGGCGATGATTATCTGGTCAAGCCCTACGCCCCGTCCGAGCTGATCGCGCGCGTCGACGCGCTGGCCCGCCGGCGCAATCCCGACGCGGTGAAAACCCGCCTGGAAGTCGGCGATCTGGAAATGGATCTGCTGGCGCGCACCGTGAAGCGGGGCGGCGAGGCGATCTTGTTGCAGCCGCGCGAATTCCGCCTCTTGGAATTCCTCATGCGCAACGCCGGACAGGTGGTCACCCGCACCATGCTGCTGGAAAAGGTCT
The window above is part of the Hyphomonadaceae bacterium ML37 genome. Proteins encoded here:
- a CDS encoding response regulator transcription factor — encoded protein: MRVLIVEDDREVARNIAKMLRECGHVADAAHDGEDGLALAREGTFDVLIVDRMMPRRDGLSMISALREEGDKTPVLILSALGEVDDRVEGLKAGGDDYLVKPYAPSELIARVDALARRRNPDAVKTRLEVGDLEMDLLARTVKRGGEAILLQPREFRLLEFLMRNAGQVVTRTMLLEKVWDYHFDPQTNVIDVHISRLRAKIDKPYGTAMLHTVRGAGYRLQP